In the genome of Palaemon carinicauda isolate YSFRI2023 chromosome 13, ASM3689809v2, whole genome shotgun sequence, one region contains:
- the LOC137651756 gene encoding uncharacterized protein, which translates to MSELKRLVNQRKYIRKCVTEHFNRKDSFPTLTSAAREKLLLQFEQWLPELKDLNKQILELKYEEWDDEEEERRSEEELDSCQVYNDKLLSCLVAIRNPSVPSSSVSHSNDSLSSARSLLKSPIAPLPKYTSSDDEDLARFFEEFEDTLSKFEYPEYDKLLLLKQQISGRALVLVESLEADKQGYSHAKQLLLKALASDDTQKFNVLRQLSHLKLSNNTDPYEFISKVRLIMERIRKLKITVDCILQFFIWEGLNDAFKNHLIQITNSSKPTLNEIVDKFFEASERYCSQSKKTKEVPKQFFPKTSNASDHGATSLAVDVKYEINKTFKPCSICTKVDGKPADHPIHKCAKFDSAEAKIDKIRKLKGCLKCSNLNHLSKFCRYRFNNKCKYCSEWHFSFLCIRSVDGKQVTNKDGNKPDSQSCTDKGKDKAKSQPKENKEISGSMVNIVEAFQSDSDMQTVLPTFTATLDNGLKLRCLKDSGCQCNFILTDIADSYNLPTLRENISLTVNGINTTQNYTTKLIEVSLQIGDRIRKIEALCIPSINVKLKLPKLGKVVSGFKERGYLLADESLSNDSCGIQGIQLILGTRSAYCLPQQEHLFGSNLESLYSETPAGVLLHGNVEQILKDLTFLPYVGSCFQGLVQLSDHNLVGSIFGNGNTCLVSDCAFKGTVDPVNINVFDDKGDIIESQLIKAANQILEESCHRFVKSEPNDSDSGSSEINKKLVKFSLENMKRDKEGRIVVPLFWNPQVSHLLGSNQGLAVSILKSNLKKLQNNRDRLLIMDKVFKEQESMGIIERINNLPEFIREHPNHSFLPHMGIFKMDRETTKCRIVYLSNLCQQDSSKPSISHNQAIYSGPNLNQKLSSAILHLRFGQKLLCFDLCKAFNNLALNDTDSNRLLCLWFRNVEKEDFTVVGYRNLRLSFGLRCSPALLLLALYKILILDVDCDDSKLLQLKRMIYQLCYMDNCAVAYDSSEELLWAYQQLESIFEPYKFYLQQYISNDFALQDHIDNEISTVTNEKVKLLGLSWDRKQDSLSTKPISLNIQARTKREVLQSIASQYDLFNFNGPILNRSRLFLHQLQCNKDLGWDKELDADVRRQWRNIAKQANAASVAEIPRVFGSREDTYRLLAFSDSSKQMFGVVIYIQNIPTGKVSFVFAKNRIVNKQMESKSMPSLELQGITLAVEEITCLYEELSGISCMMPIKISELIVYSDSFVALSWVHGFSAKLDKMQKCSVFVQNRLHTINELCNKHPINFSFVSGCENPADCITRSLSFKQLKKTNYFSGPKFLLNETEGQLNRESILDFVIPALPVKQDSLVGIVQSYHGTITTKIEEHTDALSRCSSYHKVVSVFRRVLIFVNNLKMKLKLKDPVKFGHISCFDINHNFFAEATKMVIRRDQQKHFPEIFEYFESRNRLLKDIPKLVGQLNVYVDQEGLLRVRSKMQKLKDDRRMRFPLLISKDSLLTKYIVLDYHERFLHAGCYRILAEVRKIFWIPRFFSVVKRIIRTCVICRRFNERTVNLNQHCYRDFRINPPEIPFRYIFVDYMGPFFVRSSGKKVKAWIICFTCTWSRAINLKVCMDLSVKEYLRAFQLHTFEFGLPNLCISDQGSQLVAGGNVILDYLKDPEVKLYLEENGIKNLQFEQFFKGNSALGSMVESCVKLTKRCLFGAMRNNVLDIRDFEFLICQTVHLLNRRPIAFKEALRDTDINKSLPDPITPECLIRGYDLVSVNLIPELQRHPDLELDEDYLVSPCDKVKENYTKLLLTQNIKTLYSRLPKNKKNAEPSPSIVQNIMLSPKTFITTLS; encoded by the exons ATGTCTGAACTTAAGAGATTAGTGAATCAAAGGAAATATATAAGGAAGTGTGTGACAGAACATTTTAACCGTAAGGATAGTTTTCCTACATTAACTAGTGCAGCAAGGGAGAAATTACTCTTGCAATTTGAACAATGGCTTCCAGAATTGAAAGACTTGAATAAGCAGATATTAGAGCTTAAGTATGAGGAAtgggacgacgaagaggaagaacgTAGGTCTGAGGAGGAATTGGACTCCTGTCAGGTCTATAATGACAAACTTTTATCTTGCTTAGTGGCTATTAGGAACCCTAGTGTGCCCTCTTCATCAGTTTCCCATTCGAATGACTCTCTCAGTTCCGCAAGAAGTTTGCTTAAGTCTCCCATAGCTCCCCTGCCTAAATACACTAGTTCTGATGACGAGGACCTTGCtagattttttgaagaatttgaagacactttaagtaaatttgaataccCTGAATACGATAAACTCTTGTTATTAAAACAGCAGATCTCAGGCAGGGCCTTAGTTTTAGTAGAGTCCCTGGAAGCAGATAAGCAGGGATATTCACATGCAAAGCAATTACTACTGAAAGCTCTAGCTTCGGATGACACacagaaatttaatgttttgagGCAGTTATCccatttgaaactttctaacaacacTGATCCATATGAGTTTATCTCTAAGGTTAGGTTAATTATGGAAAGAATACGCAAATTGAAAATTACTGTGGACTGTATACTtcagttttttatatgggaaggattgaatgatgCATTTAAGAATCATTTGATTCAAATTACTAACAGCTCCAAGCCAACGTTAAATGAAATTGTAGACAAGTTTTTTGAAGCTAGTGAGCGTTATTGTAGCCAGTCTAAGAAAACTAAAGAAGTCCCTAAACAATTTTTCCCCAAAACATCAAATGCTAGTGACCATGGAGCTACCAGCTTAGCTGTAGATGTaaagtatgaaataaataagaCCTTTAAGCCTTGTAGTATATGCACTAAAGTAGATGGTAAACCAGCTGATCACCCTATCCACAAGTGTGCCAAATTTGACTCTGCAGAAGCCaagatagataaaataagaaaattgaaaggaTGCCTAAAATGTTCTAACCTAAATCATCTGAGTAAATTTTGTAGGTATAGGTTCAATAATAAATGTAAGTATTGCTCGGAGTGGCATTTCAGTTTCCTGTGTATTCGGTCTGTTGATGGCAAGCAAGTCacaaataaagatggaaataaaccAGATAGCCAATCTTGTACAGATAAGGGTAAAGATAAAGCAAAATCCCAGCCTAAGGAAAATAAGGAGATATCTGGCTCAATGGTTAACATTGTGGAAGCTTTCCAGAGTGATTCTGACATGCAGACTGTTCTTCCCACTTTTACTGCTACCTTGGATAATGGTTTAAAGTTAAGATGTTTAAAAGACAGTGGCTGTCAGTGTAACTTCATTTTGACCGATATTGCGGACAGTTATAATTTACCCacattaagggaaaatatttctctaACAGTAAATGGTATTAACACTACTCAGAATTATACTACTAAGCTGATTGAAGTAAGTTTACAGATAGGGGATAGAATTAGAAAAATTGAAGCACTGTGTATACCTTCTATTAATGTAAAGTTAAAACTTCCTAAATTAGGTAAGGTAGTAAGTGGTTTCAAAGAAAGAGGTTATTTGTTGGCAGATGAAAGCTTGTCAAATGATTCTTGTGGTATCCAgggtattcagttaattcttggCACTCGCTCAGCATACTGTCTTCCTCAGCAGGAACACTTGTTTGGATCAAACTTAGAATCTCTATATTCTGAAACTCCTGCTGGAGTATTGTTACATGGTAATGTGGAACAAATATTGAAGGATTTAACATTTTTACCTTATGTTGGAAGTTGCTTTCAAGGATTAGTTCAACTTTCAGATCACAACTTAGTTGGTAGCATTTTCGGGAATGGTAATACTTGCCTTGTTTCGGATTGTGCTTTTAAAGGTACTGTGGATCCCGTTAACATTAATGTATTTGATGATAAGGGGGATATAATTGAATCTCAGCTTATCAAGGCAGCTAACCAAATTTTAGAAGAAAGTTGTCATAGATTTGTAAAGTCTGAACCTAATGATTCTGATTCTGGGagttctgaaataaataaaaagttggttaagttttcccttgaaaatatgaagagagataaaGAAGGTAGAATTGTTGTTCCTTTATTTTGGAATCCTCAGGTGTCCCATTTATTAGGTTCCAATCAGGGATTGGCAGTTTCAATTTTAAAGTCCAACttgaaaaaattgcaaaataacagGGATAGGCTATTGATAATGgataaagtttttaaagaacaggaaAGTATGGGGATCATAGAGCGCATTAATAACCTTCCCGAATTTATCAGAGAGCACCCTAACCATAGCTTTTTGCCTCACATGGGTATCTTTAAAATGGATCGCGAAACCACAAAGTGCAGGATAGTGTATTTGTCTAATCTTTGTCAGCAAGATTCTAGTAAACCTTCCATTAGtcacaatcaggctatatattcaGGACCAAATCTAAACCAGAAACTTTCCTCTGCTATATTACATTTGAGATTTGGACAGAAGTTATTATGTTTTGATTTGTGTAAAGCGTTCAATAATCTTGCCTTGAATGACACAGATAGCAATAGGCTATTATGCCTATGGTTTAGAAATGTAGAGAAGGAAGACTTTACCGTTGTGGGATACAGAAatttaagattaagttttggcTTAAGATGCAGCCCTGCATTActgttacttgctctatataagattttaattttagaTGTAGACTGTGATGATAGTAAACTTTTACAATTGAAGAGGATGATATATCAACTATGTTACATGGATAACTGTGCAGTTGCCTATGATAGTTCTGAAGAACTTCTCTGGGCATACCAACAACTAGAAAGTATTTTTGAGCCTTACAAGTTTTACCTGCAGCAGTACATCAGTAATGATTTTGCATTGCAAGACCACATAGATAATGAGATTAGTACAGTAACCAATGAAAAGGTAAAATTACTTGGGTTGTCATGGGATAGGAAGCAAGACAGTTTATCTACTAAACCTATTAGTCTTAACATACAAGCTCGAACAAAACGGGAAGTATTGCAGTCTATTGCCTCCCAGTATGATCTCTTTAACTTTAATGGCCCTATTCTTAATCGTTCAAGGCTATTTTTGCATCAGTTACAGTGCAACAAAGATCTGGGCTGGGACAAGGAATTAGATGCCGATGTTAGGAGGCAATGGCGGAATATTGCCAAACAAGCAAATGCTGCTTCTGTTGCAGAGATACCAAGAGTCTTTGGGAGTAGAGAAGATACTTACCGGCTATTGGCGTTTTCAGACAGTAGTAAGCAGATGTTTGGTGTagtcatttacatacaaaatattcccACAGGAAAGGTCAGTTTTGTCTTTGCAAAAAATAGGATAGTAAACAAGCAAATGGAATCTAAAAGCATGCCATCTCTGGAACTGCAAGGAATAACTTTGGCCGTAGAAGAAATTACATGTCTGTATGAGGAGTTATCCGGCATTTCTTGTATGATGCCAATCAAAATAAGCGAGTTGATAGTCTACTCGGATAGCTTCGTTGCCCTTTCCTGGGTACATGGGTTTTCTGCCAAGCTTGATAAAATGCAGAAGTGTTCAGTATTTGTTCAAAATAGGTTACACACAATAAATGAACTGTGTAATAAACACccgattaatttttcttttgtgtcAGGTTGTGAAAATCCAGCCGATTGTATCACTCGCAGCTTATCTTTTAAGCAGCTTAAAAAAACTAACTACTTTTCAGGTCCTAAATTTCTGCTTAATGAGACAGAAGGTCAGCTGAACAGGGAATCtatcttggattttgtaatacctGCCCTTCCGGTAAAGCAAGATTCTCTGGTTGGCATTGTCCAGTCTTATCATGGTACTATAACTACAAAGATTGAGGAGCATACCGATGCTTTATCAAGATGTTCTAGCTACCATAAAGTTGTTTCTGTTTTCCGTAGAGTACTTATCTTTGTTAAtaacttgaaaatgaaactaaaactaaaggatCCTGTTAAGTTTGGACATATTAGCTGTTTTGATATTAATCATAACTTCTTTGCAGAGGCTACAAAGATGGTAATAAGAAGAGATCAGCAGAAGCACTTCCctgaaatttttgaatattttgaatcaAGAAACCGGTTGCTCAAAGATATCCCAAAGTTAGTTGGACAGCTCAATGTTTATGTGGATCAGGAAGGCCTGTTAAGGGTACGTAGCAAAATGCAGAAACTGAAAGATGACCGAAGGATGCGATTTCCATTGCTAATTTCTAAGGATAGTTTACTAACTAAATATATTGTATTAGATTATCATGAACGTTTTTTACATGCTGGATGCTATAGGATACTGGCTGAAGTACGTAAGATATTTTGGATACCTAGATTTTTCTCAGTAGTTAAAAGGATAATCCGCACATGTGTCATATGCCGTAGGTTCAATGAGAGGACAGTTAATCTTAATCAACACTGTTATAGAGATTTTAGGATTAATCCACCAGAGATTCCTTTCCGctatatttttgtagattacatGGGACCCTTCTTTGTACGTTCCAGTGGGAAAAAAGTAAAAGCATGGATAATATGTTTCACATGTACTTGGAGTAGAGCTATAAATCTGAAAGTGTGCATGGACTTGAGTGTTAAAGAGTATCTTAGAGCCTTCCAGCTTCATACATTTGAGTTTGGACTACCAAATTTGTGTATTTCCGATCAGGGATCTCAGTTAGTAGCAGGAGGCAACGTAATTCTAGATTATTTAAAAGACCCAGAAGTTAAACTCTATCTAGAAGAGAATGGCATAAAGAACCTTCAGTTTGAACAGTTTTTCAAAGGGAACTCGGCTCTTGGTTCAATGGTTGAAAGTTGTGTGAAACTTACTAAGCGATGCTTATTTGGAGCCATGAGAAATAATGTTTTAGATATAagggattttgagtttttaatatgTCAGACTGTCCATTTATTGAATAGAAGGCCaatagcttttaaagaggcattaagagATACAGATATAAACAAATCACTTCCTGATCCCATAACACCAGAGTGTCTAATTAGGGGTTATGACCTTGTTTCAGTTAACTTAATTCCTGAGCTGCAAAGACATCCAGATCTAGAATTGGATGAGGACTATCTAGTTTCTCCTTGtgataaagttaaagaaaactacacaaaactgc tacttactcagaacataaaaacactatacagccggcttccgaagaacaaaaaaaatgcagaaccgtcTCCTTCTATCGTCCAGAAtataatgctttcgcccaagacattcatcaccaccctatcctag